The following are encoded together in the Girardinichthys multiradiatus isolate DD_20200921_A chromosome X, DD_fGirMul_XY1, whole genome shotgun sequence genome:
- the LOC124862343 gene encoding somatostatin receptor type 5-like isoform X2 — protein MDISSSSFNMNNYNGTIMSENTTNGNYSVKTPPPVFYSEVTTVIYTTVFIVGFFGNALVIYIVARYTKMKTVTNMYILNLAMADELYIMGIPFIGTQSVLFYWPFGEFLCKVFMTTDGMSQFASTFCLTLMSIDRFLAVVYPIRSAKWRKPWVAKIFSALAWIVSFLMVLPVTVFSHVQEYDTCNISWPDPSGVWSAVFILYTSIMGFFGPLVVISLCYLLIIIKVKSAGVRAGLTKRRKSERKVTRMVVIIVVVFVLCWLPFFTINFINLFYVIPEDKIAAVVYFSLVILTYVNSCANPVLYGFLSDNFKQSFKKVFCFYKKKSAKATEPVGTTQNIDKITRTPDIEPFALKPVVNGQ, from the exons ATGGACATAAGCAGTTCCTCCTTCAACATGAACAACTACAACGGCACAATAATGTCTGAGAATACCACCAACGGCAATTATTCAGTAAAAACGCCCCCACCAGTTTTCTACAGTGAGGTCACTACAGTGATCTACACTACTGTTTTCATTGTGGGTTTCTTTGGTAACGCATTAGTTATCTATATAGTGGCCCGCTACACCAAAATGAAGACAGTAACCAACATGTACATCCTGAATTTAGCTATGGCAGATGAACTCTACATCATGGGAATCCCCTTCATAGGGACCCAAAGTGTGCTCTTCTACTGGCCATTTGGTGAATTCCTCTGCAAAGTGTTCATGACCACTGATGGCATGAGCCAGTTCGCCTCCACCTTCTGTCTGACGCTGATGAGCATTGATCGCTTCCTCGCTGTTGTATATCCCATTCGCAGCGCTAAATGGCGGAAGCCATGGGTGGCCAAGATTTTCAGTGCCCTGGCATGGATTGTTTCCTTCCTGATGGTGTTGCCGGTCACCGTGTTCTCGCATGTGCAGGAGTACGACACTTGCAACATAAGCTGGCCTGACCCGTCAGGCGTGTGGTCAGCTGTTTTTATTCTGTACACATCCATCATGGGTTTCTTTGGTCCTTTGGTTGTCATCTCCCTTTGCTATCTACTTATTATTATCaag GTGAAGTCTGCAGGCGTGCGTGCAGGCCTGACTAAGCGGCGCAAGTCAGAGCGCAAGGTGACACGGATGGTGGTGATCATAGTGGTGGTCTTTGTACTTTGTTGGCTGCCCTTTTTTACAATCAACTTTATCAACCTGTTTTATGTCATACCAGAGGACAAAATTGCTGCAGTAGTCTACTTTTCCCTGGTAATCCTTACCTATGTAAACTCCTGTGCCAACCCAGTCCTCTACGGTTTCCTGTCGGACAAtttcaagcagagctttaagaAAGTGTTTTGCTTCTACAAAAAGAAGAGTGCTAAAGCTACGGAACCAGTGGGGACCACACAGAATATTGATAAG